The Calditrichota bacterium genome has a segment encoding these proteins:
- the cpaB gene encoding Flp pilus assembly protein CpaB, translating to MLKPKIIVPIALVSSLGAAYIAKGRIAQMTIHSESEPVTQPTTVSVVLAAADLKIGTELTKEVLVVKDWPPEVAPPDAFRSIDDIVGRVVRYEILAGDPITERKLAPVGSRKGLSSVIPPGKVAMTVGVNVVSGVSGFILPGCRVDVIVTTATGFSKDTAKTKIILQNVEVLAVDQETKRGSDSPMSVQAVTLLVTPEEAEKLALASTEGKLQLILRNAADSLRHETKGASLPELVDSYKPAPVQPSYRPRPSQAPEPKKQEYTVEVFRQGKKSEVSFKEGAERQKP from the coding sequence ATGCTAAAGCCTAAGATTATTGTCCCCATTGCGTTGGTCAGCTCGCTGGGGGCGGCCTACATTGCCAAGGGACGCATTGCCCAGATGACCATCCACAGCGAGAGCGAGCCAGTCACGCAGCCGACTACGGTCAGCGTGGTATTGGCCGCCGCCGATCTCAAAATCGGCACGGAGCTGACCAAAGAAGTGCTGGTAGTGAAAGACTGGCCCCCGGAGGTGGCGCCTCCGGATGCCTTCCGCAGCATCGACGACATAGTTGGCAGGGTGGTCCGCTACGAGATTTTGGCCGGCGATCCTATCACCGAGCGAAAGCTTGCCCCGGTGGGGTCGCGAAAAGGGCTGTCCAGCGTGATCCCGCCGGGCAAAGTCGCCATGACCGTTGGCGTCAATGTTGTCAGCGGCGTGAGCGGTTTCATCCTCCCCGGTTGTCGCGTGGATGTAATCGTCACCACGGCTACTGGCTTCTCCAAGGACACGGCAAAGACCAAGATCATTCTGCAGAACGTCGAAGTGCTCGCCGTTGACCAGGAGACAAAGCGAGGGAGTGACTCGCCCATGTCGGTGCAGGCGGTCACGTTGCTGGTGACACCCGAGGAGGCTGAGAAGCTGGCACTGGCCAGCACCGAAGGCAAGCTTCAACTCATTCTGCGCAACGCCGCCGATTCACTGCGGCACGAGACGAAAGGTGCCTCTCTGCCAGAGCTGGTCGACAGCTACAAGCCAGCGCCGGTCCAGCCGAGCTATCGGCCAAGGCCGAGTCAGGCTCCGGAGCCGAAAAAACAAGAGTACACCGTGGAGGTATTCCGCCAGGGAAAGAAGTCGGAAGTCAGTTTCAAGGAGGGTGCCGAGCGCCAGAAACCTTGA
- a CDS encoding pilus assembly protein, translating into MLRFQRKKRLLGERGQSLAEFALVLPLMLVILAAIIEFGRAMMTLNVASGAAREGVRVAATGAGSNSARQAAINVITAAGYNNYSVSISGPDGNNNMRCTVTIPHTFLTGNMVPGLGGQLNISHTAVMRWEG; encoded by the coding sequence GTGCTACGATTTCAGCGAAAAAAGAGGCTGTTGGGCGAGCGCGGTCAGTCCCTGGCCGAATTTGCCTTGGTGCTGCCCTTGATGCTGGTGATCCTGGCGGCCATCATCGAGTTTGGTCGGGCGATGATGACCCTGAATGTCGCCAGCGGTGCAGCGCGCGAAGGGGTCCGCGTGGCGGCAACTGGGGCCGGCTCAAACAGCGCCAGGCAGGCCGCCATCAACGTCATCACCGCTGCGGGGTACAACAACTACTCGGTGAGCATCAGCGGGCCCGATGGCAACAACAACATGCGCTGCACGGTGACGATACCGCACACGTTCTTGACGGGCAACATGGTGCCGGGCCTTGGTGGCCAGCTCAACATCTCCCACACGGCAGTGATGCGCTGGGAGGGATAA